CCATGGGCTGATACATGGTTCCCTGAAGGGTCACGTATACCGACGTTTGTGCTTTGAACTCCAGATCGCGGTACTCGATCCACTTGCGTTGGGCGGCGAGCAGCGCGGCTTTTTGGGTAGCATCCATCTTTCCCGACAGGGCTTTATAGTTTTTGTTAAGCTCGGCATCCCATTTTTTATAGGCAGCATCCAAACAACCCACCATACCCTGCGTGGAAGGGTTTTTGTCCATGCAATTGTCTAAGGCGATATCAATCGGGTGTTTTTCAGATTCTTCCTGCGAAAAAACGCAGAAGGGAATGGCAAAAAATGCAAAAAGCAAAAGGGTTGAGGATCTCATTGATAAAAGGATAGGTTTATGTACTGACCACAAATTAACAAAACTTGGCCTTGATTCCATAACTTTGTGCGAGACCAAACGTACATAAGTCACCCCCTCAAATTCTCCCCCTGCAAGAGGAGAATTTAATCATCTGATTTTCAATCCTTTTCCGCCATGACCACCGACGATTTTGTCCGACAGGCA
Above is a window of Runella slithyformis DSM 19594 DNA encoding:
- a CDS encoding lysozyme inhibitor LprI family protein → MRSSTLLLFAFFAIPFCVFSQEESEKHPIDIALDNCMDKNPSTQGMVGCLDAAYKKWDAELNKNYKALSGKMDATQKAALLAAQRKWIEYRDLEFKAQTSVYVTLQGTMYQPMAISDRVEVVKKRALDLKGYLDLLEMK